DNA sequence from the Sylvia atricapilla isolate bSylAtr1 chromosome 15, bSylAtr1.pri, whole genome shotgun sequence genome:
TTGGATTTTAGGGaaatttccttcccaaaagCCGTGTCCAGCCCTGGAAAAGCGATTTAAAAATGTGGCAGTGGGAACATTCAGCTTTGACATATCCCAGTTTTCCCCCCAAAACCTCGGCCGGTTAAGATTCCTGGTGGATTTTAGGCCATCAGGGATAATTTGGATCCCTTTGAATGCTTGGAAAAGTCGTTTGTGCCCTTGGAGTTGATGTGGATTTAAtgatttctctgctcctggcactgagATGAGTCATGAGAGCTCTGAAATCCAAATATCCCTCCTGGAGATGTGTTTATTCAGGGATAaaaatgatggattttttttgctgcttccaagaagaaagggaaatctCTGGAATTCCATCGATTGAGCAGGTTCTGGGTTGGTTTTCCAGACCTGGCAATAAatcagggattttttaaattgcgATTTTTAGACAGTGCAGCAAACGGGAGATGGGAATGAGCCCAAAATTGTGGGAAAACTGCTGGATCTGTGAGGAATGAGGAATTCCAGACCAGCTAGGAATGCTCCTTCTCCaccacagagctcctgccagcagcacatccagctgGGAATTCTTTTTCCAACCTAGAGATGGGACAGGGAGGATTTAGAAGTaggaaaagaaggggaaaagatgTGGAGCTCTCTAATGTGGCTTTAAATTCACAGAAATTTCCcaggttttcttttcaggaTGTAAgtcctggggagcaggagcacacTCGAGGATTCAAGGCTTGggatccatttttttttatctgggattttctatttaaaagtcACAAACTTCAGGAAAATTGGGAGATCTTGGAGAGATGGGATTGGTTTAGAGGGAAAGGAGTTGGCGACAGCTTCCTTCTGGGAATTCTTTGGATGAAATGAGCTAAAATTGTCCCAGAAAAACATATGGAAAAAACttatggaaaagagagaaacaacCTCAGGTACTGAAAGCAAAATCTTTATTTCAGCTACTTTTCCCAAAGCTGGGGGAGGTGAGATCCATGGAAGCATTTTCCTGGCAAGAATTTCCCTGGATTCTTTGTACAAAAGGTTTGGGAAGCAAAGGGGAGactgggagaaaggaagaggaggaatggGATAAAATGATGAGGTTTTGCTGCATGCACCATGGTTCTATCTATaaattttttaggaaaaaaaaaatcccaaatccctaAAAATCACTGCTTGAAGAGAAGCTCCTTTGTCTTTCCagttttttctccatttcccagaAATCATGGTGCTCCAAGATAAGAatttctggggggaaaaaaaacccaaatgcctaaaaatagttttttaaaaatccttttgttttctagcttttcctccattttccaGAAATGATGGGAATGTCCAGACAGGAGCACAGCCTGAAATCTCAGCTTGGCAAGTCCCAAATTCCCACTGTTTTGGTCAGTTGGGAAGCTCATTCCCAGCTAGGCTGGGAAGTTTTTCTGGGAAGTTTTTCTGGGAAGTTTTTCTCTGGAGCTTGTGCTTGTACCCAGCTCAGTTTCCCTGGAAAACCTTTCCTGAATCCATGTGCTGTTATATTTGTAATTCCACCATTCTGCTGGAATCACGGAATATGACACAGAAACTGGAATTCGGGATTGATTCCTGTgcaaaatattgattttaaCACCAAAATTTCCTGCCTGAGAGGAGCCAACCTGGTCCTACTGAGGTGGGAGGGGCTCTAATTAGCCAAGATTTTTGCAGGAATAACAAAACTCCTTAATTAGCACCTGGATAACAGCTCTGGTCCTTAGGGATAATTACTTTATCCTAATGATATCCTAAGTGATTGTAATTCCTtctccaaagcacagcaaaggAGGGAAATTTTGTTGGCAGCTTGGCGAATTTTTGGGGAcgctctgcagggagctgggaacatTCTGGAATTTTCTGTGCAGTTCCCTCCACCCACACAGGGGTAAAAAACCACCCTTCAAATGTTCCCAACGGGACAGGAGGTGCAGAGCAAAGTGGAATTTTTGCTTTCAACTTGGCAAACTCTTCAGGGATGTTCCTGAGTGTCTTTACAGGGAACTGGGAACCTTCTGGAATTTTCTATGCAGGCGGAACAGTCGCCTTTTTCCACACAGGGGTGGAAAACCAACCTCCCAAGGGCTACAAATATTCCAAATGGAACGGGAGATGCAGGGAAAGGAGTGAAATTTTTTGCTGAGAACTTGGCAGCTCTTCAGGGATGCTCCTGAGGGGCTATACAGAGCGTTGAAAAACTCCTGGAATTCTCGTGCAGTTGGAACAGCCCCTTCCACCCATAAATGAGTGGAAAAATCACCCTTCCAAGGGCTACAAATATTCCAAATGGAACGGGGGATgctgagaaagaaagggaagttTTTGCTGTCAACTGGACTGACTCCGAGGATGTTCACAAAGAGAGCTGGGAACCCTCTGGAATTCTTGCAGCAGCTTGGGTCCACCCAGACGTGGAAAAAACAACCCTTCCAGGGGTTGCACAACCATTCCAAACAGAATTAGAGATGCATTTCTAGAGGGAAGACATTGCTGGAagcttttccctggagctgagcagctcctACTCCAGGGCGGGTTTGATCAGGTGCCCGTTGAAGACGATGTAAACATCCGACTCCTCGCTGTAAATGGcgttttccctctccctcttgAACATCCTGATCCAAACCTCgtccccttcctgcagctccagcatcaGGCTCTGGCTCTGCATGATGCTCCTGTCGCTGGGCTGGGCGTACAGGATGGCCACGGCCTCCTCGTTCCTCATCAGGTGCACGTAGGTCTCCTTGAAATTCCAGGTGTGCACGTTGAGGCTGAAGTAATAAACCCCGGGCACGTAGCAGAAGAACTTCCCGGTGAACATGTTGAAGTGCTGGTAGAGGTTGACGAACTCCGTGTCGAAGGTGACGTGCTGGAAGTAGTGtgagctgtgcaggggctggCGGCGGCCCACGGAGAAGGCGGCGAAGAGCTGCTTGCAGGAGTGGCCCTGGGGACCCGGCTGTCCCTTCTGGCCCTTGCGGCCGCCCGGCCCGCGCTGCCCCGGCTCTCCCGCCTTCCCCACGGCGCCCGGGGAGCCCCGCTCGCCCAGCTCGCCCTTCTCGCCTGCCGGGGACACGGGGAAAGGCTGTCAGGGACACgcagggggaaggagggggtCTGGGGACAAGTGGCAGAGGAGGCGCTGGTGTGGTGCCCAGCCTGGGGATAGTCAGGTATCAGAACATTCCCATTCCTCTGAAGGATTGATCTGGGAATATTGGTCAGATATCAGAACCTTCCCATTCCTCTGAAGGATTGATCTGCGAATATTAATCAGATATCGGAACCTTCTCAATTTCCAGAAGGATAAACCCAGGGGTATTAGTCAGccaccagcagcttcccagttCTCAGAGGGATTAATCCAGGAATATTGTCCAGATATCAGAACCTTCCCATTCCTTTGAGGGATTAACCCAGGGATATCCACCAGATGTCAGAACTTTTGCAGTTCCCAGAAGGATTAATCTGGGAATATTGGTCAGATACCAGCACTTTCCCAGTTTCCAGAAGGCTTATTCTGGGAATATTGCTCAGATATCAGAACTTTCCCAGTTCCCAGAAGAATTAACCCAGGAATATATTGATCAGATATCCACaccttcccaaatcccaggatTAAATTTGGGCCATGTTGGGGCACCCTCGCATTTTGGGCACCCCTCGACCTTATTTTGGGCACATTTCTGTCCACCCTTTGACCTTGTTTTGGCCCTTTGAGGCACTTTTGGGCACCCCTTAACCTCGTTCTGGGCACCTTTGGgcacaaaaacattttgagCATGCCTTGATCTTATTTTGGGCACTTTTGGGGCCCTTCTTGCCCTCATTATGAATTTTGGGCTGAATTTGGCTGTagggaaggaagagcagcaaGGAATAGGCCGGGATCGAGCTGCACCCACCTTTGAGGATGGTGATGTCGATGGTGGGCTGGATTTTGGGCAGGGAATATTGGGGATGGGGGCTCATCCTGGCGGATCTCTGGGAGATGATGGACACGGGCTGCTCCGAGGGCCCGCAGCACCTCACACACGACAGGCGCCGGCGGGGCAGCGCCGTGCCCGGCTGGGATCCGGCATTCCCGGcggagagcaggagcagcaggatcacGGCGCTCATCCTCGGGAGCAGGGGACActcctggggaggagagggaacaccAACCATTGACAATTAACATATTCCATCCGTACATACATGTAACAATTAACACGTGCCACCAGGCTGTGACAGCGTTTCAACCTCGccattttctgctgtatttggGCCCCTGCCACCAGAGGACACGAGATGAAGGACACGTGAAATGAAGGACACACACACAATCAGTTTTCAGGGCAAAAAAAGAGGATGGTTGATTTTTCTCTTGGGTTTATATAGATTTGGGACAATGACCAGGGATTGGAGGATGGAGGTTGCCACCTCCTCAAGcacactggtcaaactagaaggCCATCAATTGATCCCTCTCCTAGAGAGGAATGCGAGAACAAGAAGAAGTTTCCAAAGCATCACTTTTGTTTACTTGAAAGTCTGTGAGgaactccactacaaaaatgcaaatatcagaaggctgaaaaaaaatcgGGGCAACAGATCTCATCCTGGATTTTCAAGTGGGAATATCCGTGGGACAGCGCCTTGAAGGAATCCATTTGCAATGCTCACCTTGACTGATGTAATAGGcgaaaaagaagaggaattttCTTTGACTTCTCACTGACCCAGGCagaaaattcctcttttttctccatctgaGGCATTTTTCCCCCTGGATTTCTCCCAGATTCAGCTCAATCCTTCCCCAGGAACAGTGAGGAGCCAGAGAAAATTCCTCTGTTTTCCACATTTGAAGCAATTTTTCCCTGGATTTGTCCCAGAATCAGCTCCGAGCCCTCCCTGGGAACAGGTGAAAAGAAGAGGCATTTTCTCTGGCTCCTCATTGCCCTGTTCCCAGAGAAAGACTGGAGCTGGAGATTGGCCACTCGTTCCCATTCCATGTGTAATTAGTGTCATTGCACTGATTGCAGGAGCCTCGTGGCTTTGTTCACCGTTCTCCTCTCAGCAGGGTGAAGCAATGTGTCTAACACAGAGCTCCAATCAGCCCAGCCAGGGTTTGCTGAGTTAATTGCCCCTTCTGCCAACGTTGCCACTACTTTACCTGGGTTCTCTTTACGTCTCCCCCAGCAGTTTTCCACAGACCTGCCTTGATGAGGGAGTATAAAACTTTCACACACATTGGCCCCTGATTGCGTGTTGGGGTCCTAGAAATTTGGTGTATACGTTGTATACGTTGGAGTtaagatggaggattttgggtgtTGTCTTTgcccttcttcttcaccttcttcttccttcttcaccttcttcttccttcttcctcctggGTTTGGGTTTCCTGTAACTGGGTGAAAGAGGTCTGCACTGTGGGCCTTGGGCGGTCATTACTGGGTCAAAACCATAATtaatataggtgtcacctcGTTACTGGATAATTATAATTTCAATGACCATGGAAAGAGTTAGAGGTGCTCCATTTTACCCCCATTTTCTAAGAGCTCACTGTGTGTGAGTCTGTAAATCCTGTGAATGGATCCGAGATGATAAACATTCCAAGTCCATACTCAAAGCCCACCTTTCCTGTGTGTGTCTATCCCGACCTTGGCAGGGaacaaaagaagcagaaaattcaCAATTTCCAACAGCTTTCCTTAATGGGGCTTGTAAAACTCCACTGTTCTGGTCTTTTTTGCCCTGGTACTTTTGGCAACTGGGCTACATTCCTGTTGTGGTTTTACATTCACCGAATTTTGTTTGCTAACTGggagatgggattttgggagaaaaaggagaaatgggctcaacttaaaagtaaaacagattttattaacatacactaaggaaaaagaagaacgaaaggaaaatgaaactttcaaatGCTTTCTCTGCTACCACGAACTGTTCACTTTCTCACTcaacacagacagaaaaccatgattttcagtTGCAGATCTGTGACGTTAAGAGCCACCAAACCTTTATTTGCAGCAAGTATCTCCATAAACTCCAGAAaagctcctctcccaaagtgatgcAGAATTGTGTTTAAATAGTTGCAACTGATtgaaaaatcatagttttctctgtgtgttgaGGGAGAAAGTGAACAGTTCATGGTAGCGGAGAAACTgtttgaaagtttcattttcctttctcctttttccttagTATACGTAAACAAAATCAGTCTGTTTGACTTTTAAGTCGAGcccatttctccttttcctccccaaaccccaTCTCCCAGTTAGCAAACAGCACTCAGCGAATGTAAAACCACAACAGTTCCCCTTGTCTCTCTGCTCATTCCCCTTCTCCTGGGCAGCGCCGTGTCCGGCTGGGATCCGGCATTCCCGGCGGAGAGCgggagcagcaggatctgcTCAGCTCAtcctcaggagcagctggagaggagagggaacacAAACCATTAACGGGGCGATCCCAGTCGAGGCCACCTGGCCAGTGCTTTCCTTGGGGTTAATAATTAACGGGCCCTGGAGTGGCACCGGGAGACTCCGGGTGGGAATGGTGCACCTCGGAGCGCTGGAAAAGGCAATTCCTGGCTGGCATTGCCTGTGACAGCTGCCAAGAGACACCGGGTCAACAAAAGaaccagggagaaaaaaaaaaaatctcaagccAAACAAAACCTGCTGGGAGAGAAGCTCCACTGGAAAAGCTCTTGGAGCAACCCCTATGGGAAGTTTCTGGGGAAAAGACAAAAGTGATGCTCTGCTGGTTGGTTTGGTGACTCAATATCCccaaaaaatgtcaaaattaagGGCAAAATATGGGgtttatatacatttattttatatttataatcattcatatttttattcatatatttatataaaatatattttaatttataaatttataaatagtctattaaaataaataataatggaaTTAATGCAATATAACATAGTGTAATATATTGTATTGTACTATATTATACTATGTTATACTATATTATACTATATTACACTATATTACTATAcaattacatatattttaatagaaatatataaatacatgtatGTTTATTTAATGATATGTTTATTtatatacttttatttattataaaatatggaattttatttaaatatcgAGCCAAAACCTGATTTAtttgggaggaggaaaagcccagagaaaaattaaaaaaaaaaaaaaaaaaaaaaaagaaaacaaaagcatttctatCTTTCAATGCTCCCCAGCAGCTTCTTGCTGGTGACTTTTTTCCCAAATTGTCTTCCAATCAGAATTCCTGTGTATTTCCTGTTTGATTTTCCCACGTGTGGGATGGAAACCCAAAGAGCAAAGTGGGATTTGCTCTGCACAAaccctgggatttgggattcctttgtaatatttttatctgcTCCTGGTGAGCTCCAAAAGGTTCTGGATGCTGGGAGAAATCCAAGAGGAAATGTCTCAGATagcaaaaaaagaggaattttctCTGGCTCATTATTAACCTGTTCCTAAGGAAAGATTGGAGCTGATTCTGGGAGAAATCCAGGGAGAAAATTCCTGTTCTTTTCACCTCTTCCTAGGAAGAGATTGGAGCTGATAGTGGGACAAATCCAGGGAGAAAATTCCgcagatggggaaaaaagaggaattttcaCTGACCTGTTCCTAAGGAAAATTGGAGCTGATTCTGGGAGAAATCCAGGCagaaaattcctcttttttctccatctgaGGCATTTTGTTCCCCTGGATTTCTCCCAGATTCAGCTCAATCGTTCCCTAGGAGCAGGTCAGTGAGGAGCCAGTGAAAATTCCTCTGTTTTCCacatttaaagcatttattttccctggatttttcccagAATCAGCTCCGAGCCCTCCCTGGGAACAGGTGAAAAGAAGAGGCATTTTCTCTGGCTCCTCACTGCCCTGTTCCCAGAGAAAGACTGGAGCTGGAGATTGGCCACTCGTTCCCATTCCATGTGTAATTAGTGTCATTGCACTGATTGCAGCGGAGCCTCATCCAGGACAGATTTCTTGGATCGAGGCCTCCGTGGATCTTCTCCAAAGTCCAATTAGTGAGATGGACTCGGGCTgaccctgggctgggaatggctcctcttccaccagctggaattcctggaaTAGCTTGGGAAGGATGGCCTGGATTTcattggaaatgaaaatttccaATTTTCATCTTGTGGGTTTCATTCCAGAGGGAGAACTTCCAGTCTTGGAGGTGCTTCTCTTGGAACAAAATGAGccagagaggggaaagaaaaggaggaaaaacctgTCAGGAGTGGGATTGGAGCAGCATTCctgggaaatgttttcttcctgttcctcCCTGCTCCAAAAGAAGTGTCAGTCACACTTTCCAGCTTCCTGGAAATCCAACAAATCCCTATTAGCAGGAGAATAATGACTTTCCTTCTGAGAGCAGGGAATATTCTTTCCTGAAACCCATCAGGTCTGGAAATCCCTTTGGATTTGCAGTTTTGTCCCTCATtccagcagaagctggaggaggaatCAATCCTCCTTTTCCATCAACATTCATGGCTTGAATTCCATGTaattaaatccttttaaatttCTCTGGAGATTTAAAGCCACCTTTGAGTTTTCACCCGGGAACAGAACCACGGGGAGATTAAACGGACAGAAAATCCTAAAAACCAGGATGGATTTGATGGTTTGGGAGGGCTTTTCCCACCTCAGGAATTCCAGGATTCCTGCTGATATTTACCTTCCCATTATTCCTAAGGCTTCACTTGGGAAAGAAATCCATTACCATCCTTGTTTTAAATTCACAGACAACACCAGGCACTGCCCCTCTAAATTTGGGATTAAAACCCCACAGTTAAACCCAACACCTCGATGGAAATCTCTATTCCagacatgaaaaatattccagttgtgtcttttttttttttttttttttttttaccttttctcttctctccagcCTCAGGCTCCTCATGGCTCTGGAGCTCCTTGGATCGGGAGCAGCAGGAATCGAGGCAtcctcagggctgggatttTCTGTGCTTCCTCTTGGAAAGGATTTCTCCAggatttgtttgatttttctccccCCAGGAGGATCTAAAAATTCCTTAGTGGGCAGCTCCTTGTGGAAAACCCCTGGAAAAACTGGGGGAGTTTGTGCGTTTTCcaagggaaatgctgctggattCCCGTCGGATAAAATATCCCGGAGATCCTTCCGGAGCTGCTCCGTGGCAGAAGGGATTTGAGAAGTCCCAGGCAGGAATATTTGTATCCCAAAAAGGAAGTGGGTTGGGAATTCCCACTGCCTGTCGTGGTTGGAGGATGAGGCATGTCCTTGTCCGGGGTGTTTATCCAACCCTGGGATGATGGAGAAGAGgggctggaagtgctgctggagctgagagaGAGGCAGGAATGCAGAGAAAACTGGGATCCAGCCACGGAGAGATCCGGGAATGGAGCTGCATCTGGATTTGCAGTGCCTGGATAAATATTTGTCCGGGAATTTGCAGCTCCTTTCCCAATTATCcagtttattttgaattttgtggTGTTTCTTTAGCCTGGGCCTGTTTCCATTGGGAGTGATTCCCTGAATTCCTCCATCCTGGGAGgggccagccctgagcagcaatcACTGGGGTGATCACCTGCTGGGAATTCACTGGGAATTCTTTGGGAATGCACCAGGAATGAGAAGAGATGAGGTTCCTAAGGAGATATTCCTGCACACCGGGGGATTGGATGGATTTAACACAATTCCacggggctgctgcaggaggagaggctgtgccTGGATGGAAACACTCCCGTGCACCTGGATTCCTGCAGATTCCCAAGGTTCCGTCCAAGGGAAGAgctcttccccttttccttctctttatcCCAAGGTTTcgcccagccctggggcagggagcaggaggatgtTCCCAATTCCCAAGGGAACACAGATCAGGAGCAGGAGGATTCTGATTCCCAAAGGAAcagcttttccctctttcctcctcttcatcccAAGGTTTCACCCTGTCCTGGGacagggagaagg
Encoded proteins:
- the C1QTNF8 gene encoding LOW QUALITY PROTEIN: complement C1q tumor necrosis factor-related protein 8 (The sequence of the model RefSeq protein was modified relative to this genomic sequence to represent the inferred CDS: inserted 1 base in 1 codon; deleted 3 bases in 3 codons; substituted 2 bases at 2 genomic stop codons); translation: MWFWVLWWSSFHPIFFFXSQYFFSLFISIPGRGPAEFQTGSESRGKRSGTKVQEPGTSLCKQRKPGGXKNSFCQVLLRIQADFPCFSWIQARKLQPSRRAAAAEXPGKENPGILRDECPLLPRMSAVILLLLLSAGNAGSQPGTALPRRRLSCVRCCGPSEQPVSIISQRSARMSPHPQYSLPKIQPTIDITILKGEKGELGERGSPGAVGKAGEPGQRGPGGRKGQKGQPGPQGHSCKQLFAAFSVGRRQPLHSSHYFQHVTFDTEFVNLYQHFNMFTGKFFCYVPGVYYFSLNVHTWNFKETYVHLMRNEEAVAILYAQPSDRSIMQSQSLMLELQEGDEVWIRMFKRERENAIYSEESDVYIVFNGHLIKPALE